TCGCCGGGATATACAATTCGGCAAAAATTTTTTTACTCAATGGACGACCAAATAGCAAAATACCGCTAACTCGTAAATTTTCAAATTCTTTAATCAAATAAATTGTTTTACAAACAATTTTTGTTTCTTTGTGATTAAAGATTTTGTAAGTAGTTCATTATAATCAAGATGCCTTGTTGAAAATTGCCAAAATTTCTTCTGCTAATGCATTGAGCCTCCCTCAATTATTTGGTAACGCCATTTAGACTTATCACTGAAACGCTTACAATCTTCTTGTATTTTCACCTTATTTCAATTTTTTTATTTCAACTATTATGCCAACAGGTACTGTAAAATTTTTCAATGAAGCTAAGGGATACGGCTTCATCGTTGAAGACGACACAAACAGAGACATTTTTGTCCATGTGACAGGATTGGGAGGACTTACTATCCGTGAAAATGACCAAGTTGAATACGAAGTCGTTGAGGGTAAAAAAGGACTAAACGCTGTGCAGGTAAAAAAGATATAGTTATATTTTTTTTGCAGAACATTAAAAATGCCGCCCCTCGGAAGCGGCATTTTTAATGTTCATATCAGCCTACCCAGACTTTAACATCGTCCAGCTGCGGCATTTTTTCTTCAATTTTCAGCTTTTTACGCATCCCTCCCAGATCATTGAAAATCTTGTTGGGGCTGGCTGTCTTCAATTGTTCTATCGTTAATATATTCATTTTCTGTAAAGCAGGCACCCAAACAGCTGGTACGCCTGCATCGACGTAATCTGATTCTTTTGCAATTTCTGCTTTCTTTTCCGGGCGCATTTGCGGGAAGAAAATGACTTCCTGAATGCTGGAATTATTGGTCAGAAGCATAGTTAACCTATCGATTCCGATACCTATACCTGACGTTGGCGGCATTCCGTATTCCAGTGACCGGAGAAAATCATCATCCATTTCCATAGCCTCGTCATCCCCGCGCTCCTTTAATGTAAGCTGATCTTCAAATCGCTCACGCTGCTCAATCGGGTCATTCAACTCGGAATATGCATTGGCGATTTCACGACCATTTACAAAAAGCTCGAAACGTTCTACCATTCCCTTTTTGGTGCGGTGCTTTTTCGTAAGCGGTGACATTTCCACAGGGTGGTCAATGATAAATGTCGGCTGTATGATGTGACTTTCAACTTTTTCTCCAAAAATCTCGTCGATAAGCTTGCCTTTACCCATACTATCATTCACTTCCATGCCCCATGCACGGCACTGGGCACGTATAGTAGCCTCGTCGGACGCATCCACATCCAACCCTGTGTATTGATGTATGGCGTCGGTAATACTCAAACGTGGATATGGTCCTGCGAAATCAAGTTCGACATCGCCAAAAGTTGCTTTTGTAGTTCCATTCACAGCCAGAGCTACCTGTTCCAGAACTTGCTCCGTCATCTCCATCATCCACAAATAGTCTTTGTATGCGACATACAGTTCCACCGTCGTGAACTCAGGGTTATGAGTGCGGTCCATTCCTTCATTACGGAACAGTTTCCCAAATTCGTAAACCCCCTCAAATCCACCGACGATCAGTCTTTTCAAGTGCAGCTCAGTAGCAATCCGCAGGTATAAGCCCACATCCAATGCATTGTGATGCGTCGTGAATGGCCTGGCGGCAGCGCCTCCGTGAATGGATTGCAATACCGGTGTTTCTACTTCCAGCCAGCCTTTTGAGTCAAAGTAAGAGCGCATGGTGGTGATAATCCTCGCACGTTTGATGAAGATATCACGCACTTCGGGATTCACGATCAGGTCCACATACCGTTGGCGGTACCTCAGTTCAGGATCGGTAAAACCGTCATGCACATTACCATCTTCGTCACGTTTAACGACAGGCAGAGGCCGAAGGGATTTATTTAAAATTTTAAATTCCTGAACGTGTACGGAAATTTCGCCGGTTTGGGTAGTAAATACAAATCCCGTGACGCCAATGATATCGCCAATGTCGAGCAGCTTCTTGAAAACGGTATTGTAAAGAGTCTTGTCTTCGCCCGGGCAAAGATCGTCACGGCGGAAGTACAATTGTACGCGGCCTGTGCTATCCTGGAACTCGGCAAAAGCGGCGCTTCCCATGATACGAAAACCCATAAGCCTGCCGGCCATGGTCACATGTTTATAATCGATCTTATTGTTCTCGTAGTTTTTAACGATGTCCGCGGCATAAGTATTCACCACAAACTCTTCTGTCGGGTAGGGCTCTATGCCCAGCCGCATTAACTCTTCGCGCTTCTGACGCCTTAATATTTCCTGTTCGCTTAGTAGCATTTGATCAAAATAATTTTTGAAAACGAGATTTTCGGCATTCCAAAATAGTGCGCAAAATTAGTATTTTTTGCCGGGAATAGCGAAGATGGAAACCATTAAGATGCTTTACATGGTTCCTGGAGAATATTTGCTGGCACGTTATTAATGTAACTTACATTAAATCCCTTCAATTCATGTTTGCAAGAGTCTTGAAAATCTTTGGTATCGTTGCCCTTTGTGCCGTGTTCATGTTTGGTGCGGTGGAGTTCTGGGTGTATCGCAACAGAGAAAAGATTTTCCGGGAAGTGCAGGAAGCAGTCAATGAAAGCCTGAATGGAAAACTGGAAATAGGAGACTTCAAATTTCGACCTTTTTATGGTGGTCTTGGCCTTAATTTCACACTTTCTGGCGTCAAATTAACAGATAGTCTTTATCACATTCATCAAAAACCCTTTCTGGAAGCTGAGCAGATTCACGTGGCGCTTGACCTGAAAGGTCTTTATAAGGGTGACATTAAAATCAAGAATCTGATCCTGCAAAACGGGAATCTTAGGTTGTTTGTCCAGCGAAATGGATACTCAAACCTAAGTATTTTTAAATCTCAAAAAGAAAGCAAAGACGAGAAGAGCCCCCGCGATAAAGACGGGATTGTGAAGAAACTTGGAAATCTGCGCTTTGTGAATTTTGACGTTACCTACGCGGATTCTCTTAAACAAAAATATTATGGAGCGATTTTTCGGGATGCAACCAACATTATTACGCTGACGGATTCGACGACCAATGCCAATTTCAATGGTGCAGTTTACTTCCATGGTTTGACATTCAAACCTAAAAAAGGAGGCTTTCTCGTCAATCAGGAAACGAATGTAGCTTTGGCCCTGGCTTATGATGAAGACGCCAAAAACTTAAAAATTTATCCTTCGATATTGGAAAGCGCTACCCACGACAAAATCGGGATCAATGGTGAATTCGACTTTTCAGATACGCTGCGCAACTTCACATTAAATTTTGAGGCGAAGAAAATAGCGGTTAAGAACGCATTACCTCTTTTGACGGCAAGGGTACGGAAGCAGATTGACTCGATCGGAATTCAGACGGACGTGGATACGCAGGTAAAAGTGAAGGGCCAACTTTCGGAAAGGCAGCCGAGGGTTGACGTTTATTTTAATACGGATACTTTTGAATAT
The genomic region above belongs to Dyadobacter pollutisoli and contains:
- a CDS encoding cold-shock protein, translated to MPTGTVKFFNEAKGYGFIVEDDTNRDIFVHVTGLGGLTIRENDQVEYEVVEGKKGLNAVQVKKI
- the lysS gene encoding lysine--tRNA ligase; its protein translation is MLLSEQEILRRQKREELMRLGIEPYPTEEFVVNTYAADIVKNYENNKIDYKHVTMAGRLMGFRIMGSAAFAEFQDSTGRVQLYFRRDDLCPGEDKTLYNTVFKKLLDIGDIIGVTGFVFTTQTGEISVHVQEFKILNKSLRPLPVVKRDEDGNVHDGFTDPELRYRQRYVDLIVNPEVRDIFIKRARIITTMRSYFDSKGWLEVETPVLQSIHGGAAARPFTTHHNALDVGLYLRIATELHLKRLIVGGFEGVYEFGKLFRNEGMDRTHNPEFTTVELYVAYKDYLWMMEMTEQVLEQVALAVNGTTKATFGDVELDFAGPYPRLSITDAIHQYTGLDVDASDEATIRAQCRAWGMEVNDSMGKGKLIDEIFGEKVESHIIQPTFIIDHPVEMSPLTKKHRTKKGMVERFELFVNGREIANAYSELNDPIEQRERFEDQLTLKERGDDEAMEMDDDFLRSLEYGMPPTSGIGIGIDRLTMLLTNNSSIQEVIFFPQMRPEKKAEIAKESDYVDAGVPAVWVPALQKMNILTIEQLKTASPNKIFNDLGGMRKKLKIEEKMPQLDDVKVWVG